One stretch of Juglans microcarpa x Juglans regia isolate MS1-56 chromosome 3D, Jm3101_v1.0, whole genome shotgun sequence DNA includes these proteins:
- the LOC121255712 gene encoding pectinesterase-like: protein MMMNKHIALAFSIASLVILFLRLVHGAMITSCSQTPYPEVCNHFINNYNLPSTSLDETGLEFHDLVHKVTLNQAIEAHRLISVMDLNSFLKPGTLAWNDCLELYENTVFQLNRSMSTNNPTDALTWTSASLANHHTCKNGFVDLNMSSNLESFPNILLSNFSNLLSNTLAVQKAAALSSTMLNAKKNIIGGRRLLSDGLFPTWVSAAERKLLQSSGSAPKADIVVAKDGSGDYTTISEAVDASASGSRRVIIHVKAGIYKESVEIKNSNIMIIGDGIGATIVTGNGNVQGGSTTFRSATFAITGDRFIARDITFENTAGPQNHQAVALRSGGDFSVFYRCSFRGYQDTLYVYSQRQFYRDCDIYGTQDFIFGDAVVVLQNCNIYVRRPLSGQQNTITAQGRTDPNENTGIIIQNSRVTAAGDLRPVQGSVETYLGRPYKEYSRTVFMQSNLDSLINPAGWLPWSGDFALSTLYYGEYKNTGGGADTSGRVNWPGYHVITNPTEAARFTVGNFLSGESWIPGTGVPFEGGL from the exons ATGATGATGAACAAGCATATTGCCCTAGCTTTCTCAATTGCATCtcttgtaattttatttcttaggCTAGTGCATGGTGCGATGATTACATCATGCAGCCAAACCCCATACCCAGAAGTATGCAATCACTTCATCAACAACTACAATCTCCCATCAACGTCCCTAGACGAAACAGGGCTCGAATTTCATGACTTAGTGCATAAGGTGACATTGAACCAAGCTATTGAAGCCCATCGGCTTATCTCAGTCATGGATTTGAATTCATTCCTTAAGCCGGGGACGTTGGCTTGGAATGATTGTCTGGAGCTCTACGAGAATACGGTTTTCCAGCTTAACCGTTCCATGAGCACCAACAATCCAACCGATGCATTAACCTGGACAAGTGCATCACTTGCAAATCACCACACATGCAAAAATGGTTTCGTCGAtctcaacatgtcttctaatCTAGAATCATTTCCAAATATATTGCTAAGCAACTTCTCAAACCTTCTTAGCAATACGCTCGCAGTACAGAAGGCCGCGGCTTTATCATCAACGATGTTAAATgccaaaaagaatataattgGTGGCCGACGCTTGCTTTCAGATGGATTATTCCCGACATGGGTTTCTGCTGCTGAAAGAAAGCTTCTCCAATCATCAGGGTCTGCACCAAAAGCTGATATTGTGGTGGCCAAAGATGGTTCTGGAGATTACACCACCATTTCCGAAGCCGTGGATGCATCCGCTAGTGGTTCGAGGAGAGTTATCATACACGTGAAAGCTGGAATTTACAAAGAAAGTGTTGAGATCAAGAACTCGAATATAATGATTATTGGGGATGGGATTGGAGCCACGATTGTTACCGGTAATGGCAACGTTCAAGGTGGCTCGACAACTTTTAGATCAGCGACTTTTG CAATTACCGGGGACCGCTTCATCGCCCGAGacataacttttgaaaacacaGCAGGACCGCAAAACCACCAAGCCGTTGCACTCCGGTCAGGTGGGGACTTCTCTGTTTTCTACCGCTGCAGCTTCAGGGGCTACCAAGACACTTTGTACGTGTACTCGCAGCGCCAGTTCTACCGAGACTGCGACATTTACGGCACCCAAGACTTCATATTCGGGGACGCCGTGGTTGTCCTCCAAAACTGCAACATCTACGTGAGAAGGCCCTTAAGTGGTCAACAAAACACCATCACTGCGCAAGGTAGAACCGACCCTAATGAGAATACCGGCATCATCATCCAAAATTCTCGTGTCACGGCTGCAGGAGATTTGAGACCTGTACAAGGCTCGGTTGAGACTTATCTGGGGAGGCCATATAAAGAATACTCCAGAACTGTATTCATGCAGAGTAATTTAGACAGTTTGATAAACCCTGCAGGTTGGCTTCCATGGAGTGGAGACTTTGCTTTGAGTACTCTTTATTATGGTGAATATAAGAACACTGGGGGTGGTGCTGACACATCAGGGAGGGTCAATTGGCCTGGATATCACGTTATAACGAACCCGACAGAGGCTGCACGCTTTACCGTGGGCAACTTTTTGTCCGGAGAATCATGGATTCCGGGGACTGGTGTCCCATTTGAGGGTGGTCTTTGA